The proteins below are encoded in one region of Ferruginibacter lapsinanis:
- a CDS encoding SdrD B-like domain-containing protein, with amino-acid sequence MGNTSTLQKLGFIKPIAKHKLGILLLLILLVNMDSLMAQSLSLGNRVFLDKNRSGKYEATDEPIAFTTVHLYKDLTNDNVPDGAFVGTTMTDANGFYSFVNLTPGNYIVGAVIPAPLAITVLNGGDPDNDIDEDNNAVKMYNGEAIGNSITLTATGEPTNGNSNNTYDIGLYNPILAPDGGKSCFSGTSSIVWAKSTWTANVNDETVTIRTTFAKTFVDNTYGTSAIGWASGHTFSNLVGSDNLTWSIRDANGIEKLKFQQDYISASTSFPSGYGTLGFGGDGASPSVGLASDVLSFRTSMDVNFNNFGYVLTTNSPATDTNYKVNPTYPNWINEVWYEVTVKKSAFGAAGFGYPIVASVHASPSKTGNNTEIVTQSPCADGSIGDYVWNDLNGNGIQDSGEPGISGALVTLTYPNNTTAITTTDANGYYEFKSLLQGNYTVTFTTPSGFVSTTSNQGANDAKDSDPVNGSVVVALGNGQNNLTIDAGFMSPASLGDYVWNDLNGNGIQDAGEPGIEGVTVTLTYPNNTTATTTTNASGAYMFNNLPAGTYSVSFSAPSFYLPISANQGADDTKDSDPVGGIVSSIVLTAGQSNTTIDAGFYIPVGSIGDRVWNDVDKNGVQDFGEIGVAGVTVTLYNSAGVILSTTITDAYGNYLFSNLSVAAAGTDYKVRFSLPAQYRFTGKGQSGDAETDSDADLVTGKTANVTLTPAIKDRTDIDAGIYYTVPAKIGDFIWNDLNGDGFQDAGEPGIAGVTITLYNNAGIAVASTITDNNGYYQFRDVAVGIYTLKVSAPVGFVASPKDAAGDDTKDSDFDPTTLKTNSFIVSNGTVNLTFDGGFVAVPKTLSSVGDRVWVDLNSNDLQDVGEPGVAGVTVELYTGAGVLVSSMLTDAFGYYIFNNLTPGTYYVKFSNIPAGYATVAANVGGLANTAIDSDITGTNGTGTTNTFTLVAGESKVTIDAGIRSASVTNNSRLGDIVWYDLNKNGIQDGGLEVGVPGVTVILYNATTGAVIKSTTTDVNGKYLFTDLPVGSYVVGFNNLPAGYQLTVKDQGANDATDNDADATTGRTGIYTIAADGTTNLTVDAGVVSNPNVRDGKATIGDKVWNDKNANGIQDTNEPGIAGVTVTLYAGNGTTVIATTTTDGLGNYIFTNLDAGNYVVGFSGLPVGYQFTTAKAGTDGTADSDANTTTGKTTAITLAAGEVNTSLDAGLVATTPKSSLGDRVWFDSNGNGIQDAGETGVAGVSVTLYDAANNILKTAATNTNGNYLFSDLNAGSYVIGFTNLPTGYIPTIQNALGSSTENNSDANAAGVTPTIVLPAVTNDLVWDMGIVSLSRASVGDYVWSDVNGDGIQNATEKGIAGITVTLYDNMGVPVANTITDANGFYTFSNIIPGTYIIGFSNIPVNSSFTTKNASGSTDANNSDVNPTGLTDAFVLVGGQIKTDVDAGLVSNFAAVGNYVWYDVNVNGRQDANEPGVPGVVVTLYNANNIKVASAITDGNGLYFINNIPVASTSNFTIVFTNTPINTQGFTIKNAPGTNANNNSDASPSTGKTDAFTLSPGQIRLDIDAGIITTTGGPLPIAFASLKGTYANGMSSLNWATLSELNFSHFELEYSTDGNNFNKITDINAVGNSASRIDYGYNHKQPTAGTNYYRLKLVDIDGRFTYSNIVVLNVTVKGISITGVYPNPFIDRVNVSVTTEKSDIVKVRLFDHLGQLIRNQQSTIQSGVNIITVNNLSMLSAGTYILEVRTVDKVLTQKLIK; translated from the coding sequence TTGATGAAGATAATAATGCTGTAAAAATGTATAATGGCGAAGCAATTGGTAATTCCATTACACTTACTGCAACCGGTGAACCAACAAACGGTAACAGTAATAATACATATGATATTGGTTTGTACAATCCAATACTGGCACCTGATGGAGGAAAAAGTTGTTTTTCGGGCACCAGCTCAATTGTATGGGCTAAAAGTACATGGACTGCTAATGTGAATGATGAGACAGTGACTATCAGAACAACGTTTGCGAAAACTTTTGTTGATAATACTTATGGAACAAGTGCAATAGGTTGGGCATCTGGCCATACTTTCAGTAACCTTGTTGGTTCGGATAATTTAACCTGGTCGATCAGGGATGCTAATGGTATTGAAAAATTAAAATTCCAACAAGATTATATATCAGCTAGTACAAGTTTTCCTTCAGGTTATGGTACATTAGGTTTTGGAGGTGATGGTGCCAGCCCATCTGTAGGATTAGCATCTGATGTATTAAGTTTCAGAACTTCTATGGATGTTAACTTTAATAATTTCGGATATGTACTAACAACCAATTCACCAGCCACAGATACAAACTATAAAGTAAATCCAACTTACCCGAATTGGATCAATGAGGTTTGGTATGAGGTAACGGTAAAAAAATCTGCATTCGGTGCAGCTGGTTTTGGCTATCCGATAGTAGCATCTGTTCATGCTAGTCCGAGTAAAACAGGAAACAATACAGAGATCGTTACACAGTCTCCATGTGCAGATGGTTCTATAGGAGATTATGTTTGGAATGATCTCAATGGCAATGGTATTCAGGATTCCGGAGAACCTGGTATTAGCGGAGCGTTGGTTACACTAACGTATCCAAACAATACAACTGCTATTACAACAACAGATGCGAATGGGTACTATGAATTTAAAAGTTTATTACAAGGTAACTATACAGTGACATTTACTACTCCTTCCGGTTTTGTTTCAACCACTTCAAACCAAGGTGCCAATGATGCAAAAGATAGTGATCCGGTAAATGGTAGCGTTGTAGTAGCATTGGGTAATGGGCAAAATAATTTGACTATTGATGCCGGCTTTATGAGTCCTGCAAGCTTGGGTGATTATGTTTGGAATGATTTGAATGGCAATGGTATTCAGGATGCTGGTGAACCGGGTATTGAAGGAGTAACAGTAACCTTAACGTATCCAAATAATACAACTGCTACTACAACTACAAATGCAAGTGGTGCTTATATGTTCAATAACTTACCAGCCGGAACTTACAGCGTTTCATTTTCAGCTCCTTCTTTTTATTTGCCTATATCGGCTAATCAAGGTGCTGATGACACTAAAGATAGTGATCCTGTTGGTGGTATAGTAAGTAGTATAGTGTTAACAGCTGGTCAATCAAATACAACCATCGATGCAGGTTTTTATATTCCGGTTGGTTCGATCGGAGACAGAGTATGGAATGATGTAGATAAAAATGGGGTACAGGATTTTGGTGAGATTGGCGTTGCGGGTGTAACTGTTACTTTGTATAACAGTGCAGGTGTGATTCTGTCAACAACTATTACCGATGCATATGGTAATTATTTATTTTCAAATTTATCAGTGGCGGCTGCCGGTACAGATTATAAAGTGCGTTTTAGTTTACCTGCTCAATATAGATTTACAGGAAAAGGTCAGAGTGGTGATGCGGAAACAGATAGTGATGCTGATCTGGTAACAGGCAAAACAGCCAATGTTACTTTAACGCCTGCAATTAAAGACAGGACTGATATAGACGCAGGAATTTATTATACTGTTCCTGCTAAGATCGGAGATTTCATCTGGAATGATTTGAATGGAGATGGGTTCCAGGATGCAGGAGAGCCGGGCATTGCAGGTGTAACAATTACATTGTATAACAATGCTGGTATTGCTGTGGCATCAACCATCACAGATAATAACGGGTACTATCAATTCAGAGATGTGGCTGTAGGTATCTATACGCTGAAAGTGTCTGCCCCGGTAGGTTTTGTTGCCTCTCCAAAAGATGCAGCGGGTGATGATACCAAAGATTCTGATTTTGATCCAACAACTTTAAAAACAAATTCTTTCATTGTATCGAACGGTACAGTTAACTTGACTTTTGATGGAGGTTTTGTTGCGGTTCCTAAAACATTGTCAAGTGTAGGGGATAGGGTTTGGGTGGACCTTAATAGCAATGATCTGCAAGATGTTGGCGAACCGGGTGTAGCAGGTGTAACAGTTGAATTGTATACAGGAGCTGGTGTTTTAGTGAGCAGCATGTTAACTGATGCTTTCGGATATTATATCTTTAATAATCTTACTCCGGGCACTTACTATGTTAAGTTTTCTAATATTCCTGCAGGGTATGCTACTGTAGCTGCAAATGTTGGAGGGTTGGCTAATACTGCTATTGATAGTGATATTACAGGAACTAACGGTACAGGAACCACGAATACATTTACATTAGTAGCCGGTGAATCGAAAGTGACTATCGATGCAGGCATTCGCTCTGCGTCAGTTACCAACAATAGCCGCTTAGGGGATATTGTTTGGTATGACCTGAATAAAAATGGTATCCAGGATGGAGGTTTAGAAGTAGGCGTGCCGGGTGTTACAGTTATACTTTATAATGCTACAACCGGAGCTGTTATTAAATCAACTACTACAGATGTTAATGGTAAATATTTGTTTACTGATTTACCTGTAGGGTCTTATGTTGTTGGTTTCAACAACTTACCTGCCGGATATCAATTAACTGTTAAAGATCAGGGTGCAAATGATGCTACAGATAATGATGCCGACGCTACCACAGGACGTACAGGTATTTATACGATTGCTGCTGATGGTACTACAAATCTTACAGTTGACGCAGGTGTTGTATCTAATCCTAACGTTAGAGATGGTAAGGCTACCATTGGTGATAAAGTTTGGAATGACAAAAATGCTAATGGCATACAAGATACAAACGAACCAGGTATTGCCGGTGTAACAGTAACACTGTATGCAGGTAATGGTACAACTGTTATTGCAACAACAACTACTGATGGTTTGGGTAATTATATTTTTACCAATTTAGACGCAGGTAACTATGTTGTAGGATTCAGTGGTTTGCCAGTGGGTTATCAATTTACAACTGCAAAAGCAGGTACGGATGGTACAGCTGACAGTGATGCCAATACAACAACAGGAAAAACTACTGCTATAACTTTAGCAGCAGGAGAAGTAAATACTTCGCTGGATGCAGGTCTTGTTGCTACTACACCAAAATCTTCTTTAGGCGATAGAGTTTGGTTTGATAGCAATGGAAATGGTATACAGGATGCAGGGGAAACTGGTGTGGCAGGCGTTAGTGTGACATTGTATGATGCAGCTAATAATATTCTTAAAACAGCTGCGACTAATACAAATGGTAATTACTTGTTCTCCGACTTGAATGCAGGAAGTTATGTGATTGGATTTACCAATTTACCAACAGGGTATATTCCAACCATTCAAAATGCATTGGGTAGCAGTACAGAAAATAATAGTGATGCTAATGCAGCAGGGGTAACTCCAACAATTGTATTGCCTGCAGTTACAAATGACTTAGTATGGGATATGGGAATTGTGTCTTTAAGCAGAGCATCAGTAGGTGATTATGTTTGGAGTGATGTGAATGGCGATGGTATCCAAAATGCAACAGAAAAAGGAATTGCAGGTATCACTGTAACATTATATGATAATATGGGTGTGCCGGTTGCAAACACAATAACTGATGCTAACGGTTTTTATACTTTCAGTAATATCATTCCGGGAACATACATCATTGGATTTAGTAATATTCCTGTGAACTCAAGCTTCACTACAAAAAATGCTTCGGGTAGTACAGATGCTAACAACAGTGATGTTAATCCAACGGGTTTAACAGATGCTTTTGTTTTAGTTGGCGGACAAATTAAAACAGACGTTGATGCAGGATTGGTATCTAATTTTGCAGCGGTAGGTAATTATGTTTGGTATGATGTGAATGTGAACGGCAGACAAGATGCGAACGAACCAGGTGTGCCGGGTGTAGTGGTTACTTTGTACAATGCCAATAATATCAAAGTTGCATCAGCAATCACTGACGGTAATGGGTTGTATTTTATCAATAACATACCGGTAGCTTCAACAAGTAACTTTACCATTGTATTTACTAATACGCCTATTAATACACAAGGGTTTACTATAAAAAATGCGCCGGGTACAAATGCAAACAATAACAGTGATGCAAGTCCTTCCACAGGGAAGACAGATGCATTCACTTTGTCTCCAGGGCAGATCCGATTAGATATTGACGCAGGTATCATTACAACAACAGGCGGTCCGTTACCAATTGCATTTGCAAGTTTGAAAGGTACATATGCTAACGGTATGTCATCATTGAATTGGGCTACTCTGTCAGAATTGAATTTCAGCCATTTTGAACTGGAATATTCAACTGATGGTAACAATTTTAATAAGATCACAGATATCAACGCTGTAGGTAATAGTGCGTCACGTATTGATTACGGATACAATCATAAACAACCAACAGCAGGTACTAATTATTATCGTTTGAAATTGGTTGATATAGACGGACGTTTTACTTACAGTAATATTGTTGTGTTGAACGTAACTGTAAAAGGAATCAGTATAACAGGTGTTTATCCTAATCCATTTATAGATAGAGTAAATGTATCTGTAACTACAGAAAAAAGTGATATTGTTAAAGTAAGATTGTTTGACCATCTTGGACAATTGATACGCAATCAGCAATCAACTATTCAATCAGGTGTAAACATTATCACTGTAAATAATTTAAGTATGCTTTCTGCAGGTACTTATATTCTTGAAGTTAGAACAGTTGATAAAGTATTAACACAAAAATTGATCAAATAA
- a CDS encoding alpha-ketoglutarate-dependent dioxygenase AlkB family protein, which translates to MKLFANEPILNLLPKDGTVIYYGKIMNEQLAQYYLNQLLHNIEWKNDEAIIFGKHIITKRKAAWYGDSNFNYTYSKITKKALPWTNELLELKVLAEKISDATFNSCLLNLYHNGNEGMAWHSDDEKMLAPNAAIASMSFGAERKFSFKHKQSKETVSVMLETGSLLVMKDATQQNWLHRLPPTTKVVSPRVNLTFRTIIL; encoded by the coding sequence ATGAAGCTATTTGCCAATGAACCGATATTGAATTTATTACCAAAAGATGGCACTGTTATTTATTATGGAAAAATAATGAATGAACAGCTGGCTCAATATTATCTCAACCAACTCTTGCACAATATCGAATGGAAAAATGATGAAGCGATCATTTTTGGCAAACACATTATTACCAAACGTAAAGCCGCCTGGTATGGCGATAGCAACTTCAATTATACTTATTCTAAAATCACCAAAAAGGCCCTGCCCTGGACCAACGAGTTACTGGAACTTAAAGTACTTGCAGAAAAAATCTCTGACGCAACTTTCAATTCCTGCTTATTGAATTTATACCATAATGGAAATGAAGGTATGGCCTGGCATAGTGATGACGAAAAAATGCTGGCTCCAAACGCAGCTATTGCATCTATGAGCTTTGGTGCGGAAAGAAAATTCTCCTTTAAACATAAGCAATCAAAAGAAACAGTATCTGTTATGCTGGAAACCGGCAGCCTTTTAGTAATGAAAGACGCTACTCAACAAAACTGGTTGCATCGTTTACCACCTACAACAAAAGTTGTATCACCAAGAGTGAACCTAACCTTCAGAACAATCATTCTTTGA